Genomic segment of Candidatus Schekmanbacteria bacterium:
TCTTGCGTGCCCCGGATATCTTTTATCAATGGAGACAAGGATAAGATTGTGAAAAACTCCTTCATAGGGCATATGTATATCAACAATTTCAGGAAACTGTTTTTTGAGCAGTGGCAGAAAAAGTTTCTCTACAGCAGTGCCCATAAAGCAATCCTCCATTGGAGGACGGCCTACGACGATTGTGTTGTATATGGCATCTTTTCTCATTGTAATGGCTTTCAAGTGAAATACGGGATATTCACCAGCAAGAGAGTAGAAGCCCGTATGGTCACCAAAGGGACCTTCAATGCGTCTTTCTTCAGGGTCAACATAGCCTTCAAGCACAATTTCTGCATTTGCCGGCACTTCAACATTGATTGTTTCGCATTTCACCATTTCTACAGGTTTTTTTCTTATGAATCCTGCGAGAATCATTTCGTCTATACCTTCGGGAAGTGGAGTAATCGCAGAAAAAGACACAGCAGGGTCAGTTCCTATTGCCACTGCAACCTCAATTTTTTGGTTTCTTTCCGCATATTTCTTGAATATGGAAGCGCCATCCTTATGTATATGCCAATGCATTCCTGTCGTCTTAGAATCGTAAACCTGCATTCTATACATTCCGCAATTTCTTGCTCCTGTCTCAGGATCTTTTGTAAAGACGCAGGGAAGAGTAATAAACTTTCCTGCGTCCTCAGGCCAGCATTTTAAGATTGGCAAATCGTCGAGAGAGGGATTGTCGGCGATTATAATCTCTTTACAGGGACCATCTTTTACTTTTTTTGGAAAGAAGCTTCCAAGCTCTTTTAGTTTTGGCAGCATCTTTATTTTATCGATAAGTGAATCAGGTGTTTTTGTTTCAAGGATTTCTGTAATTTCATTGGCAAGGGAGTCGATTGACTTTGTCTCAAGAGCTAAATTCATCCTCTTTTCAGTGCCAAAAATATTTATTAAGACAGGCAGTTTTGATTCTTTGACATTTTCGAAAAGAAGCGCTTTCCCTCCTTTCTTTGAAATGCGGTCTGTTATTTCACAGATTTCAAGCTCTGCGCTAACAGGCACTTTGATTCTATGAAGCTCATTTTCAGCTTCCAATTTTTTAATGAACTCTCTAAGGTCCTTATATGCCATTTTTTTGACTCGTTTTATGATTTAAAGTTAGGAGTTGATAAATATATCTTATTGAGGATTAAATCAATAGAATAAATCTTTTATACTGCTTTTGCAATGGCATAGCCATACTGTTTTGCGGAAAATTCAACTAAGCTGAATCGAGCGCAGGACAATTCTTTTTCTATTTCATCTTTTGTGAAATAATGGATGAAATTTGGCGCAAGACGGTCGCCCACATCAATTTTCTTTTTTCCTAAAAGCTTCCTTATGATGTTTGCCATACTTGTGAGGAGTTGAAAATTCTTAGGATTGCCTTTTCTTACAAAAAAAGATAGAAGCAAAGGTCCGTCTGTTTTGATGTTTCTTCTAATTTTCTTTAAAAACTCCACTCTGCTTTCTCTTTCAGGAATATGCATATAAACTGCCCATCCAACTATTATTCCGTCAAAAATTTCGTCTATATCCGCAGTATCATCCCTATCTGATAGAAAAACCTTTGCGCTATAACCTTTCTCTTCAATATTCTTATGTGCAAGATTAACCAAACTTTCGTTGCAATCGAATCCGCATACCTCAAACCCTTCTTCTATTAAAGCAAGCATTTCTCTCCCCGCCCCTGCCCCTGCTACAAGAATCGTGCGGCATTCTGAAAAATGCTCTCTCACTGCTTTTTCCTCCCATTCAAAAAAACCCTGATTGTTGTATTCTGCGCTATGATAGGTAGGATTTATATCATAGTAATATTTATCAATATCGTGGAGAAATTCTTTATTTGAAATTCCAAGCCAGAAAG
This window contains:
- a CDS encoding menaquinone biosynthesis decarboxylase, which produces MAYKDLREFIKKLEAENELHRIKVPVSAELEICEITDRISKKGGKALLFENVKESKLPVLINIFGTEKRMNLALETKSIDSLANEITEILETKTPDSLIDKIKMLPKLKELGSFFPKKVKDGPCKEIIIADNPSLDDLPILKCWPEDAGKFITLPCVFTKDPETGARNCGMYRMQVYDSKTTGMHWHIHKDGASIFKKYAERNQKIEVAVAIGTDPAVSFSAITPLPEGIDEMILAGFIRKKPVEMVKCETINVEVPANAEIVLEGYVDPEERRIEGPFGDHTGFYSLAGEYPVFHLKAITMRKDAIYNTIVVGRPPMEDCFMGTAVEKLFLPLLKKQFPEIVDIHMPYEGVFHNLILVSIDKRYPGHARKIMHGLWGTGQIMYTKVIVVTDKDVNLRDPREVVWKVLSNIAPKRDIEFVTGPTETLDHASELPTFGSKMGIDATRKWKEEGFEREWPEECKMSEEIISLVTKRWKEYGF
- a CDS encoding class I SAM-dependent methyltransferase, with protein sequence MYRGYNIFTKIYYSTLKIVGIMQQAIQLPFEAFWLGISNKEFLHDIDKYYYDINPTYHSAEYNNQGFFEWEEKAVREHFSECRTILVAGAGAGREMLALIEEGFEVCGFDCNESLVNLAHKNIEEKGYSAKVFLSDRDDTADIDEIFDGIIVGWAVYMHIPERESRVEFLKKIRRNIKTDGPLLLSFFVRKGNPKNFQLLTSMANIIRKLLGKKKIDVGDRLAPNFIHYFTKDEIEKELSCARFSLVEFSAKQYGYAIAKAV